From the genome of Haloterrigena sp. KLK7, one region includes:
- a CDS encoding peroxidase-related enzyme (This protein belongs to a clade of uncharacterized proteins related to peroxidases such as the alkylhydroperoxidase AhpD.): MAEEDTDGASEPVLHDDAMDRFPVPDLEDLPDDLRERIDDETERAGFTPNVFAAMAYKPSHFRAFFAYHDALVEDAALEREEIEMIIVAVSGVNHCYYCNVAHGALVRIYADDPLLADQLVANYRTADIGDAHRAMLDVAVKLTERPTEVERDDLEALREAGFGEEAIWDIAAVTAFYNLSNRLAMFAGMRPNDEFHTLGRE; this comes from the coding sequence ATGGCCGAAGAGGACACCGACGGCGCGTCCGAGCCGGTACTGCACGACGACGCGATGGACCGGTTTCCGGTTCCCGACCTCGAGGACCTCCCGGACGACCTCAGAGAGCGCATCGATGACGAGACCGAGCGAGCGGGATTCACGCCGAACGTCTTCGCGGCGATGGCGTACAAACCGTCGCACTTCCGCGCGTTCTTCGCGTATCACGACGCGCTCGTCGAGGACGCGGCCCTCGAGCGCGAGGAGATCGAGATGATAATCGTGGCGGTCTCGGGGGTCAACCACTGCTACTACTGCAACGTCGCCCACGGCGCGCTCGTGCGGATCTACGCCGACGATCCGCTGCTGGCCGACCAACTGGTCGCCAACTACCGGACCGCGGACATCGGCGACGCCCACCGCGCGATGCTCGACGTCGCCGTGAAACTGACCGAACGCCCGACCGAGGTCGAGCGGGACGACCTCGAGGCGCTCCGCGAGGCCGGGTTCGGCGAGGAAGCGATCTGGGACATCGCGGCGGTGACCGCGTTCTACAACCTGAGCAATCGGCTGGCGATGTTCGCCGGGATGCGGCCCAACGACGAGTTCCACACGTTGGGACGGGAGTAA
- a CDS encoding GIY-YIG nuclease family protein, protein MSESGTYVLVVDVPRATTLAVGALGEREFAAGTYAYVGSAFGPGGFARIDRHRELARGERDTRHWHIDYLLGHPETSLEAALTFPDADRECELASSLPGEQVDGFGASDCDCAGHLLDVPGIDAVRDAAVAEGGRPRTE, encoded by the coding sequence ATGAGCGAGAGCGGCACCTACGTGCTCGTCGTCGACGTCCCGCGAGCGACGACGCTCGCGGTCGGCGCGCTCGGCGAGCGCGAGTTCGCCGCCGGGACCTACGCCTACGTCGGCAGCGCCTTCGGCCCCGGCGGTTTCGCCCGAATCGATCGCCACCGCGAACTCGCCCGCGGCGAACGGGACACTCGCCACTGGCACATCGACTACCTGCTCGGCCACCCCGAGACGAGCCTCGAGGCCGCGCTCACGTTTCCCGACGCCGACCGGGAGTGCGAACTGGCGAGTTCGCTGCCGGGCGAGCAGGTCGACGGTTTCGGGGCCTCGGACTGTGACTGCGCGGGGCACCTGCTCGACGTGCCCGGCATCGACGCCGTTCGCGACGCCGCCGTGGCCGAAGGCGGTCGTCCTCGGACCGAGTAG
- a CDS encoding RAD55 family ATPase — MTSQQRPERSAEYPLECDHCRYPIPGEPEETDDGQFCSTACLEASEGDDGDEIPDPSAYKRIVTGVEPIDSLVPNGVPADSFVCLSGAAGTRRSELLTELVWRAIERGEPAVLVTATTPPAAVLERFFENGWNVLPALEDDRLRLVDCFTHRLADRDAFRDHRSEWIEFVGEAAAESIVAIEEPTDVEPILRECNAALDDLEMTETGLMTIDSLSELARGLETDHVHEFVTETRATVCKARYVPIFGGWTAGDEGASMDESVFDGVVDLRLADHLESDTRLRQLGIRKLTGARFLPQWITYEYEPVRGLLSSVVESPERTAPGAPPSREAQGVRERR; from the coding sequence ATGACATCACAACAGCGGCCGGAGCGCTCCGCCGAGTATCCCCTCGAGTGCGATCACTGTCGCTATCCGATCCCCGGCGAACCCGAGGAGACCGACGACGGCCAGTTCTGTTCGACGGCCTGTCTCGAGGCCAGTGAGGGCGACGACGGGGACGAGATCCCCGATCCGAGCGCGTACAAGCGCATCGTCACGGGCGTCGAACCCATCGACTCGCTGGTACCCAACGGCGTCCCGGCCGACTCGTTCGTCTGTCTCTCCGGCGCGGCGGGGACCCGACGGAGCGAACTGCTGACCGAACTCGTCTGGCGCGCCATCGAGCGCGGCGAACCGGCCGTCCTCGTGACCGCGACCACGCCGCCGGCGGCGGTCCTCGAGCGGTTCTTCGAGAACGGCTGGAACGTCCTGCCGGCCCTCGAGGACGACCGACTCCGGCTCGTCGACTGTTTCACCCACCGGCTCGCGGACCGCGACGCGTTCCGCGACCACCGCAGCGAGTGGATCGAGTTCGTCGGCGAGGCCGCCGCCGAGTCGATCGTCGCCATCGAGGAGCCGACCGACGTCGAACCGATCCTGCGGGAGTGCAACGCGGCGCTCGACGACCTCGAGATGACCGAGACCGGGCTGATGACGATCGATTCGTTGAGCGAACTCGCTCGGGGCCTCGAGACGGACCACGTCCACGAGTTCGTTACGGAGACGCGGGCGACGGTCTGCAAGGCGCGGTACGTCCCGATCTTCGGCGGCTGGACGGCCGGCGACGAGGGCGCGTCGATGGACGAATCGGTCTTCGACGGCGTCGTCGATCTGCGGCTGGCCGATCACCTCGAGTCCGACACGCGACTCCGGCAGTTGGGGATCCGGAAGCTGACCGGCGCCCGCTTCCTGCCCCAGTGGATCACCTACGAGTACGAACCGGTTCGGGGACTGCTCTCGTCCGTCGTGGAATCTCCCGAACGGACGGCTCCCGGCGCACCGCCGTCGCGGGAGGCGCAGGGCGTCCGGGAGCGGCGCTGA
- a CDS encoding NAD-dependent epimerase/dehydratase family protein, which produces MDDALVIGGTRFIGRHLVEELLEHDYDVTICNRGTHENPFADDDRVARVEGDRTNEAALEAAAMTVEPDAVFDCVAYQPRDVRAATRIFDDCEAYVYVSSGSAYGREEIPKREDETPLEPCTADQATDDSSETYGNRKAEGDRAVFAAAEQGVNAMSVRPPVVYGPHDYTERLDWWIDRVNRFDRVVVPGDGTNVWHRAYVEDVASALRVVAERGEAGEAYNAGDRRLVTLAELVELIADTLGTDVEVVTAGPRELAAGGIELEDYALYRDYPHVLSTAKLAALGWESTPLAEAMERSVDAHLESDRDGSEHGPDRDAEERVLGILDTV; this is translated from the coding sequence ATGGACGACGCACTCGTTATCGGCGGCACGCGCTTTATCGGGCGCCACCTCGTCGAGGAGTTGCTCGAGCACGACTACGACGTGACGATCTGCAATCGCGGGACCCACGAGAACCCCTTCGCGGACGACGACCGCGTCGCCCGCGTCGAGGGCGACCGGACGAACGAGGCGGCGCTCGAGGCCGCGGCGATGACCGTCGAACCCGACGCGGTCTTCGACTGCGTGGCCTACCAGCCCCGGGACGTCCGCGCGGCGACCCGGATCTTCGACGACTGCGAGGCCTACGTCTACGTCTCCAGCGGTTCGGCCTACGGCCGCGAGGAGATCCCCAAGCGCGAGGACGAGACGCCCCTCGAGCCCTGTACGGCCGATCAGGCGACCGACGACTCGAGCGAGACCTACGGCAACCGGAAGGCCGAGGGCGACCGGGCCGTCTTCGCGGCCGCCGAGCAGGGGGTGAACGCGATGAGCGTCCGTCCGCCCGTCGTCTACGGCCCGCACGACTACACGGAGCGCCTCGACTGGTGGATCGACCGCGTGAACCGCTTCGACCGCGTCGTCGTCCCCGGCGACGGGACCAACGTCTGGCACCGCGCGTACGTCGAGGACGTCGCGAGCGCGCTCCGGGTCGTCGCCGAGCGCGGCGAGGCCGGCGAGGCCTACAACGCCGGCGACCGACGGCTCGTGACGCTCGCGGAGTTAGTCGAGCTGATCGCGGACACGCTCGGTACGGACGTCGAAGTCGTCACCGCCGGCCCCCGCGAACTCGCGGCCGGCGGCATCGAACTCGAGGACTACGCGCTCTACCGCGACTACCCGCACGTCCTCTCGACGGCGAAACTCGCCGCGCTGGGCTGGGAGTCGACGCCGCTCGCCGAGGCGATGGAGCGGTCGGTCGACGCCCACCTCGAGAGCGACCGCGACGGGAGCGAGCACGGCCCCGACAGAGACGCCGAGGAGCGCGTGCTGGGCATCTTGGATACCGTCTGA
- a CDS encoding NAD(P)-dependent glycerol-1-phosphate dehydrogenase — MFEKSTWIRLPRNVVVGHGVIDRVVDVVDDLHLQGRPLFVTSPTPKEVAADPIVAEFEAVGVDPAVVTVEEATFGAVEDVIETAEAADVSYLVGIGGGKAIDIAKMASHHLEMGFLSVPTAASHDGVISNRGSVPDGDTRHSVAAKPPLAVVADTEVLSQAPWELTTAGCADIISNYTAVMDWRLAKRLKDVEYSEYAAALSEMTAEILVDNADLIRPGLEESAWVVSKALMSSGVAMSIADSSRPASGAEHLFSHQLDRLAPDAALHGHQVGVGSIMTAYLHGGEDGIWHDIRDALNSIDAPTTAAELGIDDETVLEALTTCHEIRDRYTILGDGMNERAALEVATKTGVID; from the coding sequence ATGTTCGAGAAGTCGACGTGGATTCGCCTGCCGCGAAACGTCGTGGTCGGGCACGGCGTCATCGACCGGGTCGTCGACGTCGTCGACGATCTGCATCTGCAGGGTCGGCCGCTGTTCGTGACCAGTCCGACGCCGAAGGAGGTCGCGGCGGACCCGATCGTCGCCGAGTTCGAAGCCGTCGGCGTCGACCCCGCCGTCGTCACGGTCGAGGAGGCGACGTTCGGGGCCGTCGAGGACGTGATCGAGACCGCCGAGGCCGCCGACGTCTCCTATCTGGTCGGCATCGGCGGCGGCAAGGCCATCGACATCGCCAAGATGGCCAGCCACCACCTCGAGATGGGCTTTCTCTCGGTGCCGACGGCGGCCAGTCACGACGGGGTCATCAGTAATCGCGGCTCCGTCCCTGACGGCGACACCCGCCACAGCGTCGCGGCCAAGCCGCCGCTGGCGGTCGTCGCCGACACCGAAGTGCTCTCGCAGGCCCCGTGGGAGCTGACGACCGCCGGCTGTGCCGACATCATCTCCAACTACACCGCGGTGATGGACTGGCGGCTCGCGAAACGCCTCAAGGACGTCGAGTACTCCGAGTACGCCGCCGCGCTCTCGGAGATGACCGCCGAGATCCTGGTCGACAACGCCGACCTCATTCGGCCGGGCCTCGAGGAGTCGGCCTGGGTCGTCAGCAAGGCGCTGATGTCCTCGGGCGTGGCGATGAGCATCGCCGACTCCTCGCGGCCCGCCAGCGGCGCCGAACACCTCTTTTCCCACCAGTTGGATCGGTTAGCGCCCGACGCCGCGCTCCACGGCCATCAGGTCGGCGTCGGTTCGATCATGACCGCCTACCTCCACGGCGGGGAGGACGGGATCTGGCACGATATTCGGGACGCACTGAACAGCATCGACGCGCCGACGACGGCCGCCGAACTCGGGATCGACGACGAGACGGTACTCGAGGCGTTGACGACCTGCCACGAGATCCGCGATCGCTACACCATTCTCGGCGACGGGATGAACGAGCGGGCCGCCCTCGAGGTGGCGACGAAAACGGGCGTCATCGACTGA
- a CDS encoding ABC transporter permease subunit yields MSTLDVAKKDFLDVRRAKIVWFVSSLYVLIAVLMFYFGQNNADDPEFYYALTMLTGNGAMILTLVALVTAYLAIAGERESGSIKYMLSIPNSRRDVVLGKFLTRSTVVIGSILVGFGIGAILGTLWYPSIDVEMLLGALALTILFTLTYVSVAIGISAATASRSRAMGGTIGFFFVTTVLALFRMVSFALNWILNDLFGLDLSQNALSFIEAAMSPIMAFFGAMDLVFPSQVSQTAPDSPWYLEGEVMIVILLAWLVVPLVLGIWRFERADLG; encoded by the coding sequence ATGAGCACGCTCGACGTCGCGAAAAAGGACTTCCTCGACGTTCGTCGGGCGAAGATCGTCTGGTTCGTCTCCAGCCTCTACGTGCTCATCGCGGTGTTGATGTTCTACTTCGGTCAGAACAACGCCGACGACCCCGAGTTCTATTACGCGTTGACCATGTTGACCGGCAACGGGGCGATGATCCTCACCCTCGTCGCGCTCGTGACCGCCTATCTGGCCATCGCCGGCGAACGCGAGTCCGGGAGCATCAAGTACATGCTCTCGATTCCGAACAGTCGCCGCGATGTCGTCCTCGGGAAGTTTCTCACCCGCTCGACCGTCGTCATCGGATCGATCCTCGTCGGATTCGGTATCGGCGCCATTCTCGGGACCCTCTGGTATCCGTCGATCGACGTCGAGATGCTCCTCGGAGCGCTCGCGTTGACGATCCTGTTCACCCTGACGTACGTCTCGGTCGCGATCGGCATCTCCGCCGCGACGGCCTCGCGATCGAGGGCGATGGGCGGGACGATCGGTTTTTTCTTCGTGACGACCGTTCTCGCCCTGTTCAGAATGGTGAGCTTCGCGCTCAATTGGATCCTCAACGACCTCTTCGGCCTCGATCTCTCCCAGAACGCCCTCTCCTTTATCGAAGCGGCCATGAGTCCGATCATGGCGTTTTTCGGCGCGATGGATCTCGTCTTTCCGTCCCAAGTCAGCCAGACGGCGCCGGACAGTCCGTGGTATCTCGAGGGCGAGGTGATGATCGTCATCCTGCTCGCCTGGCTGGTCGTCCCGCTCGTGCTCGGTATCTGGCGGTTCGAGCGCGCCGATCTGGGCTGA
- a CDS encoding ABC transporter ATP-binding protein, which yields MSAIKTAALTKRYGGDVLAVDGLDLTVEEGEVFGFLGPNGAGKSTTINMLLDFVRPSEGTATVLGLDAQTDAEEIRHRIGVLPEGASVYDRLTAREHLQWVIDTKGTDDDPDALLERVGLTSEDGDRAAGGYSKGMTQRLGFGMALVGDPDLLLLDEPSSGLDPTGMQEMREIIQREAERGTTVFFSSHILGEVEAVCDRIGIMNEGNLVATGTLDDLQGDLDLGAPISLEVATVPDSLALERLEGVRSVSVEGTTITATCADPSAKVDVVERVAAATAVEDIISEDTSLEQLFNSYTNGERADEEKAPAPEVTA from the coding sequence ATGTCCGCTATCAAAACGGCCGCCCTGACCAAACGGTACGGCGGGGACGTCCTCGCGGTCGACGGCCTCGACCTGACCGTCGAAGAAGGCGAAGTCTTCGGCTTCCTCGGCCCCAACGGCGCCGGGAAGTCGACCACGATCAACATGCTGCTGGACTTCGTGCGACCCTCCGAGGGGACCGCGACGGTGCTCGGCCTCGACGCGCAGACCGACGCCGAGGAGATCCGCCACCGGATCGGCGTCCTCCCCGAAGGCGCGAGCGTCTACGACCGACTCACCGCACGCGAACACCTCCAGTGGGTCATCGATACCAAAGGCACCGACGACGACCCGGACGCCCTCCTCGAGCGAGTCGGTCTCACCAGCGAGGACGGCGACCGAGCCGCCGGCGGCTACTCGAAGGGGATGACCCAGCGACTGGGCTTCGGGATGGCGCTGGTCGGCGACCCCGACCTCCTGCTCCTGGACGAACCTTCCTCGGGACTCGACCCCACGGGAATGCAGGAGATGCGCGAGATCATCCAGCGGGAGGCCGAGCGGGGCACCACGGTCTTCTTCTCGAGTCACATCCTCGGGGAGGTCGAGGCCGTCTGCGACCGGATCGGCATCATGAACGAGGGGAACCTCGTCGCGACCGGCACGCTCGACGACCTGCAGGGCGATCTCGACCTCGGCGCCCCCATCTCGCTCGAGGTCGCGACGGTGCCGGACTCGCTCGCCCTCGAGAGACTCGAGGGCGTCCGCTCGGTCAGCGTCGAGGGGACGACGATCACGGCGACCTGCGCCGACCCGTCGGCTAAGGTCGACGTCGTCGAACGCGTCGCCGCGGCGACGGCCGTCGAGGACATCATCTCCGAGGACACCTCGCTCGAGCAGCTGTTCAACAGCTACACGAACGGCGAGCGGGCGGACGAGGAGAAGGCCCCGGCGCCGGAGGTGACGGCATGA
- a CDS encoding S9 family peptidase — MGSYEIERYLNIRSAYGTSFGPDGERLSFLMNTTGTPQVWTLEEPRAWPEQRTFYDERVTFASWSPERPELIFGMDEGGNERAQLFRLDAETGEIENLTAMPDAKHRWGGWSHDGDRFAFASNRRDESVFDLYVQGRDERGDDATLVYEGDGWLSLSGWSPDDSRLLVSQAYSNFDQDLYVLDLEADDPELEHLTAHEGDVRYQSASWAPDGEGIYLVTDEGDADTLYLAYLDLETGDLETVADGDGWNVGGIALDDETGRFVYSRNVEGYTDLTVGEFDESDPTAFETFPEPDLPGGISGGVSFDPDAERFALSTTGDAVNTNVFVVDVETGAAEQWTSAPTAGIPPESFDDSELVHVESFDELEVPGFFTLPDGADENGDGVPVIVDIHGGPESQRRPSFSSVKQYFLDRGYAYFEPNVRGSSGYGADYAALDDVENRMDSVADIEACVEWLRDHPAVDPDRIAAKGGSYGGFMVLAALTEYPDLWAAGVDVVGIANFVTFLENTGDWRRELREAEYGSLAEDREFLEEISPTNNIENIEAPLFVLHGENDPRVPVGEAEQIAERAEEQGVPVRKLIFEDEGHGFSKLENRIEAYSAIADFLDEHV, encoded by the coding sequence ATGGGCAGCTACGAGATCGAACGGTACCTCAATATTCGAAGCGCCTACGGGACCTCCTTCGGTCCCGACGGCGAGCGGCTCTCGTTCCTGATGAACACGACCGGTACGCCGCAGGTCTGGACGCTCGAGGAACCCCGCGCGTGGCCCGAGCAGCGGACGTTCTACGACGAGCGAGTGACCTTCGCCTCGTGGTCGCCGGAGCGCCCGGAGCTGATCTTCGGAATGGACGAGGGCGGCAACGAGCGCGCGCAGCTGTTCCGACTCGACGCCGAAACGGGCGAGATCGAGAACCTGACCGCGATGCCCGACGCCAAACACCGCTGGGGCGGCTGGAGCCACGACGGCGACCGGTTCGCGTTCGCCTCGAACCGCCGCGACGAGTCCGTCTTCGACCTCTACGTGCAGGGCCGAGACGAGCGCGGAGACGACGCGACCCTCGTCTACGAGGGCGACGGCTGGCTCTCGCTGTCCGGCTGGAGCCCCGACGACTCCCGGCTGCTGGTCTCGCAGGCCTACTCCAACTTCGATCAGGACCTCTACGTCCTCGACCTCGAGGCCGACGACCCCGAACTCGAGCACCTCACGGCCCACGAGGGCGACGTCCGCTACCAGAGCGCCAGCTGGGCGCCCGACGGCGAGGGGATCTACCTCGTCACCGACGAGGGCGACGCGGACACCCTCTACCTCGCGTATCTCGACTTGGAGACGGGCGATCTCGAGACCGTCGCCGACGGAGACGGATGGAACGTCGGCGGTATCGCGCTGGACGACGAGACGGGCCGGTTCGTCTACTCCCGGAACGTGGAGGGCTACACCGACCTGACCGTCGGCGAATTCGACGAGAGCGACCCAACCGCGTTCGAGACCTTCCCGGAACCCGATCTCCCGGGTGGGATCTCCGGCGGCGTGAGCTTCGATCCCGACGCCGAACGCTTCGCGCTGTCGACGACCGGCGACGCGGTCAACACGAACGTCTTCGTCGTCGACGTCGAGACCGGCGCGGCCGAGCAGTGGACGAGCGCGCCCACGGCCGGTATCCCGCCGGAGTCGTTCGACGACTCGGAACTCGTCCACGTCGAGAGCTTCGATGAACTCGAGGTGCCCGGTTTCTTCACGCTGCCGGACGGCGCCGACGAGAACGGAGACGGCGTCCCCGTCATCGTCGACATCCACGGCGGCCCCGAGAGCCAGCGTCGTCCGTCCTTCTCTTCCGTCAAGCAGTACTTCCTCGATCGGGGCTACGCCTACTTCGAGCCGAACGTCCGCGGTTCGTCGGGCTACGGCGCCGACTACGCCGCGCTCGACGACGTCGAGAACCGGATGGATTCGGTCGCCGACATCGAGGCCTGCGTGGAGTGGCTTCGAGATCACCCCGCGGTCGATCCCGATCGAATCGCGGCCAAGGGCGGCTCCTACGGCGGCTTCATGGTACTGGCCGCGCTGACCGAGTACCCCGACCTCTGGGCCGCCGGCGTCGACGTCGTCGGCATCGCCAACTTCGTCACCTTTCTCGAGAACACGGGCGATTGGCGCCGCGAACTCCGTGAGGCCGAGTACGGTTCGCTCGCGGAGGACCGCGAGTTCCTCGAGGAGATCTCGCCGACGAACAACATCGAGAACATCGAGGCGCCGCTGTTCGTCCTTCACGGCGAGAACGACCCCCGCGTCCCCGTCGGTGAGGCCGAACAGATCGCCGAACGAGCCGAAGAACAGGGCGTCCCCGTCCGAAAGCTGATCTTCGAGGACGAGGGCCACGGCTTCTCGAAGCTCGAGAACCGCATCGAGGCCTACTCCGCGATCGCGGACTTCCTCGACGAACACGTCTGA